The sequence below is a genomic window from bacterium 336/3.
AATTACAGACTCTTTTGGATATTTTTGAACTTCTCCCAATTCAGAAAAATTTTGCCATACTTGCAAATCAAGTTCTATAAAAGAATCAAATATTTCTTTTAATGTTTTAGCAAGCATTACCCTTTCACTTTATCTACACGAGTAGATTTCTTTTTGATATGTCCGTTTTTATCTCTTCGATTGGTTCTACCTTTGGCATCACGTTGGGCTTCATAGGCAGCAAACTCTTTGGGTGTCATATAGGTAGGACATTGAGGCTTTTTGCAAGAATCTAAGTGTAATAAAGTAATTATACTCAGTCCATAAACAAATTTTTTCATAGTATTGAGATTTTAATATAATAACAAATCTCTTGTTTTATTCTCAAAATAACAATCTTTTTGCAATTTACTTGAAACAAAATTTGGTAGAAGTCTTTATATTGCGACTTCTACCAAATTTTTATACTTTATTCTAGTTACAACAAAAGTTTGTTTGTTTTGAGCTTTTTTGACAACAAGAAGTTGTCGTTCCTTCTTTATTTTCTACACCACAACAAATATCATCAGAAGAGTCGCAACATGTACCTTGTTCTAATTTGTCAGCATAAATAGTGATGCTATAAATACCTGAGCTACTTGCCTTGAATAATTCTAATTCTTCTTGAGATAAATATACCAACAATAGTTCATCTGGTAGCGTAATCAATCTTTCTTTTTTGATTTGGATATTTTTAAAGCCTGCTGACTTAATAATTCCCAAATATGCCGATTTTTCACTAGCCCCTGATACACATCCAGCATACATTTCTGCTACTTCCAAAATATTTTCAGGTAATTGACCCACATAGACTATATCTGAAATACTAAAATGTCCACCTTCTTTCAAAACTCTATGAATCTCTAAAAAAGCTTTTTCTTTATTAGGAACAAGGTTCATCACACAATTACTTACTACCACATCTGCTATATTATTTGGAACATCTGTCATTTCTTCAATATCTCCCAATATAAAGCCTACATTTTGATAACCAAGTTTTTTGTTATTTTCGATGGCTCTTACTACCATTTCGGGTGTCATGTCAATACCTATTACCTTACCTGTCTCTCCTACAATACTTCGGGCAACAAATACATCATTTCCTGCTCCAGAACCCAAATCTATTACAGTATCACCTATTTTTATATTTGCTATTTCTGTAGGGAGTCCACACCCCAAAGCAAGGTCTGCTTCTTTTTGATAGCCTTCTATATGTTCATAACTCTCTTGCATAGTTGTAGTTTCGCAACAAGCAGTGTCACCACAACAGCCTGTTTGAGTTTTTCCTTTAGCTATCTCACCATAAGATTTTTTTACCTGATTTTTAATTTCATCTGCTTTCATAAAATTTGTGTTTTTAGTTGATAGCAATATTGCTATTTAACCGTAACACAGAGGTTTTTCTAAAAAGACGCAAAATTTAATTACATTTATCATCACAAGGTTTATCATTCATTTCAATGATATTTCCATAATTATCTACTTGTAAAATGCAGCATTTTAGCAATAGTTCTTTCAATTTCTCTCTACCACGTTGTACACGAGATTTTGCTCCTGAGTAAGAGATTTGTAATTTTTCTGCGAGTTCTTTTTGAGAAATATTTTCAAATTCAGAAAGTAACAGAGCCTGTTGGTAATGAGATGGAAGTTTATATATAAATTTTCGTACACATTCATTTGCAATAGTGGCATTTAAACTGTGGCTTTCTTCTTCTGTAAGTTCTTCTGCTAGCTCTATTTCACTTGTTGTATGGTATCCTTTGCGTTTAAAATAATCGTTCAAAGCATTTCTGACAATACCATAAAGATAGTGTCTTATATTTTTTGCTTGACTTACTTTATCGTTGTATTTAATGATTTTAATAAACACATCTTGCAGAATATCATTGGAATCTGCATGGTTTCGTGTTTTATTTACAATAAAACCTTTAAGTTCTTTCTGGAATTCAGTCCAGATATGGGTAATGTCTGTCATGGTCTGATAAGTTAGTTATCCATTTTGTATGACGGCATTATTTTATTTTAGACGCAAACCTTTTTATAATTTTATTCCTTGTATCAAAATACTTTCTCGTATCGACTCATCTTTAAGATGTAGAAATTTCTTCCGTTCTTCATCTCCTTTAAAATTTTCAAAGTCTTCAATAGTTTCAAAGGTTACCAAATGAATTTCATAAGGCTTTTCAACATTCAACTCTATAAAATTATTTGTTTCAGGTCTAATTCTAAAAAGTAGTTTACCATTATACTTGGCTATTGTAGGGATTGCAACAACTTCAAATTGATTAAAAGCATCCTCTTTCCCTTCTTTGACATAGATTAATTGTGTGAGATATACCATATTATAAAACAATAAAAAAACAATTCTATTCTTCATATTTATGATTACTTTTTATCCATTCTATTAATTTCATCCTTTCTTCTAATGAAACTAAGCCTGAAGGAGGCATAGATGTTGGTACACCTTGTATTGCTCTTGCCTCAATTCTATTCCAATTATTCAGTATGTCACAACTATTTGTAAAATCTAAGCCAGCCTGTGGATTAATTCCAGAATGACAAGATGAACACCTTATTCTCAAGATATTAGCAACCTCTCTAAATTTAATTCCCATTTGAAGAGTATCAATATTAAACTCTTTAATAGTTTCACAACCATCATTCTCTTTAATATAAATTTTATGCTTACCAGTCTTTAAATTAGTAAAATATGTACTTGTTTGAAAGTCATTATCGTCTATTTTATACAAAAAATCAGGTTTAATAGGTGAGATTATTGTCGCTGAACCTGTAGGTATACATGGATGAGATGATTCTACTTCTACCAAAATTTCAAATTTATGAATACATTCTTTCTTACCACAAGAGACAAAAAAAAATAATACTATCCCTATAAAAAAACATCTATTATTATTCATCATTTAAAGTTTTTAGAAAGTTGACTAAATTTTGTTTCTCTTTTTCTGTCAGTCGAAGTTGATCAAATGGCAGAGTTTGATATTCTAAACTCATTCCTATTCCATTTCCACCACCTAAATCATAAAATTTTATGACATCCTCTAAAGAATTATAAATGCCATTGTGCATATAAGGTGATGTTTTTTCTATATTTCTAATTGTTGGAGTTTTAAAAGAGTGTTTAAGTTGTTCTATTTTATTTAAATGATAGCGACCAACATCTGAATCAATAATTGCATTTGTCCACGTAACATTTTTAGGTACCCCTATAACTTCTGACTCTGTATTATTGAACCAAGGAGGAATCGTTCCATTATATAAAGGAATAAAATGGCAAGTTGCACATTTTGCTTTACCAGTAAATAAATTGAACCCTTGTACTTCACTAACATTAAGACTACTTTTTCCTTTAAAATAATTATCTATTTTTGATTTGAAAGGCATTAAACTTCTTATATAAGAGGCTATTGCATTCTTAATTTCATAAAATGTAATCTCTTTTTTATTTGGATAAGCTTTTTTAAACATTTGTATAAAACTCCTATTTTCTAAAATCTTATCTTTAATTTCTTTAGGGGTAAGATTGAACTCTTCTGGGTTTCTTATAACATTTTCTATTTGATTTTCTAAATCTTGGGAACGCATGTCATAAAAAAATGACTTTTGAAAAGAAGAATATAACAAAGTTGGGGAATTACGATTAGTACTTCTACTATGAATATTAGTTATTGAAGTATTTTTATTATCTGTAAAAGCTTTTTCTGCTATATGACAAGTTGCACAACTCATATTATTATTTTTAGAAAGGCTTTTTTCATTAAACAATACCTTACCCAATGCTATTTTCTCTGGATTAGACCTTGATTCTGTAAAGGGAGAAAATGCATCAGCATTTAGTTTTTTACCTTGCATTAAATCAGCCAAGCTTCCATAAAAAACTTTATTTTCATTAAAATTAGGCGTATTTTTAATCACTATCTGAAATTCTTGTTCCAAAAGTATGCTTAGAGGCATAAGATAATTTTTGATAAACTCCAAACGATTAAAAGTATTAAAATCATTATTCTTATTTATATATTGTATAGCCTTTTGAGATAAATCCAAAAATTCCACATTCATTTCTTTTTTATTTTTATCACAATATTTTTTATAAAATTCTAAAATACCTTCAATAGAGTATATTGCTTCATACATTGAATTCAAAGATATTGGTGAATCAAAACCTGTTATACCTAAAGTTGCTATACGTATAATTTGATGTTGCATCAATTCATAAAAATGATGATTCTGTACAGGTAAATCTTTAAAGCTCTGCTTTATAAATAACAAATCAGTTTTTAGAATATCTACTTGTTTTTTAAGATTTTCTATATCTAAACTATCATTATAGATAATTTCTTCTATAACCTGATATCCAGATGCATCATTAACAATATTATCCTCTGTTTTTATTTCAGGTAACGCTGGTCCATTAATTCTTCTTGAAAATTCTTGAAAATAGTACTCAATAAAAGGTTCTATTTTTTTATATACTCTTCTATTTTCCTTAAATTTTTTCCGAATTTTTGTTAAGCTTTTTAAGTTTTTCAGTTCACTTAAAGACATACTAATTGAATCTATTTTATACCCAATATCAGTATGAACAATTTTTTCAAAAGTTTGATGTCTTTCTGTGCAAGAGCTAAAAAAAATAATTATAAAAATGAAAAGTATATTTTTCGTCATTTTACAAGAAATTTAGTACTTTATTAAAAATAGAAAAGACCTCATATTTAATACATAAGGTCTTTTTTGCTTTTTTATTCTAATTATCGAGGAACATTTTTAAGAATCAGAGTTTGTCCTCCTGATTTATAAGATTGTACTGAATTTGCCTTGCTTGGATTTAGAAATTTATCCCCTTCTATCCACGAGTGTGCATGAATATTAATTGTAAAAGTACCTGGTACACCTATTACATCTGAAATATCTTCCATAGCACCATGTTCCCAAAGACCATATTTCAATTGGTTAGCTCCAGCAGGATTGTATTTCGTATTTAAGAAATCCGTATCTTTATGTCTCATATCCATAAAAACCTTTTTAGTTCCTGTTGCAATATTATATTGCCATATTAAAGAGTTGTGTGTGGCTTCTGGCCAAAAAGAATCACCATCTTCTTGAATATAAACATAATTTTCAGTTACACAAAGGTTATCTGGATTGATTATATCTGACCCCTTAACATTAGCACCAGTAGACGAAACATCTCCATCAGCAACAATTTTTAAAGTTCCTTTAAGTGGATCATTAGCATCTAATTTCAATTGATACACTCTTCCCATATAAGTTTTTTCTGAACTACCACTAACACCAGTTGCTACAAAATAAAGTTCTCTATTATTTGCTGCAGACCCTTTACGATAATCTAAATCTTCAACACGAGCAAACTGAATAGATTTAAGTGTTGAGTTTAAGTTTTCTATTTCAGTTCCTGTTAAGTTCTTTGCATTAGGAACTTCTACAAACTCAACGGGATAGCTATTATTCCATGTTATTGCAGTTTCGATTTGATTCAAATCTGTTCTTCTTAAAACATATAATTTACCATTATCTAAATCACCAACTGTATTAGATACGTACAAATATACTTGTCCATTTGAAGCGTCTTCACCTAAAATGATAACTGTTTTACCTGGGTAAGCATTTTTTGTTAATGGAACTGAGTTTTCACCACTAAATTTACCTAAAGCAGGTTTAGTTCTTGTATTATCTGAAGGATTAGCAACAGCAATAGGGTCAATTGCATGAGTCATTGCATTAACATTCGATTCACCAGTTGTTAAAAAAGTTGGTCCAAATCCATGTATTTCTGGAGTAGCCATAGTTGCAGAACATAATCTGAACATACCACCATCAGTATTTACAATATATTCCCCTTTAGTTATATTTAGTTTTTTGTCTAGATACAATCTTGATACAGCCCAAGTGTTTTCATGGTTAGTTACCATAATATAACCACTACCATCAGGGTTTTTAATAAAACCTTGCCCATCTGGAGCTCCACCAAAAATCATATCGCCTGAGTTAGGGATTTGGTCTTCACTACTTATTAAAGTATAAACACCAACTCCAGAAAATTCAGCATCCATTTTTATAAATGATGGTGTAATAGATCTGTCCTTGAACTCAGGCAATTCTTTTGGTTGAGAAGCCTCATTTTTTTTATTACAAGATATTATAATTGCAGTAGCCAAAAAAGAGGCTATAAAAAGGGATAAACCTGTACTTTTTTTCATGATAGTTTTGTTGTTTAATTCGCAACAAAACTATATACAGTATATTTGATAAACATTAAGTGTTTATTAAATATAATTTTATAAGTGTTAATAAATTATAAATATTTTTTAACATTACTACTTAGTGTTAGTGTACAAGCCATCGTTTTTACAAACTTTTTTATAGTATTTTATGTTTCTCTTTGTAGTAAAACCTTTCTTTACCTTAAAATACAAACTATTTTATCTATGAAACGTTTATTTTCTGCTTATTTATTTATTGCTGTATTTTTCATTGCGTGTAAACCAAAAGAAAATTCAAAATCTTCGCTTGTTATAGATCTCAAACACATTTTTGGTAGCAAAGACCTTTTGATTGGTAGTACTTATACCAATGCAAGTAGCGAAGAGCTAACAATTTCTCGACTTGATTACTTTATTAGTAATATTAAGCTCCAAAAAGCTGATGGTTCTGAGTACATTGTTCCTCAAAATAATTCTTATTTTTTAGTAAAACTCTCAGAAAAAAATACACAACAACTTTCTATTCAAGATGTTCCTCTTGGTGAATATACTGGTGTTTCTTTTATGATTGGTGTGGATAGCCTTCGAAATACTTTAGAACCTTCACAAAGAACGGGAGCTTTGGATGTAGGTGGAGTTGCTGAAGGAATGTATTGGAGCTGGAATACTGGTTATATCTTTTTGAAGTTAGAAGGGACTTCTCCTGTTGTGCCTGCTACTCAAAACAATCAGTTTAAATTTCATATTGGCTTTTATGGTGGATATAATACCCCTACTTTAAACAATTTACGAACTTCTACTATAAATTTTGGTACGGATAAGTTAAAAATGCAACAAGGAAAATCTGCATTAGTTCATTTAAAAGTAGATTTAGCAGAGTTTTTTAAAAACCCTACACTTATTAAATTATCTGAAAATAATAGTGTAGAGTTTTCTGCATTTTCAGCTACTGTTGCCAATAATTATATTGATATGTTTTCTTTAGATTTTGTACACAATTAAAAACCTATTTTTATTTTTATGAAATACTCTTTTTTGGCATTATCTATTTTGCTTTTAGCTTGTGAAGTAAAACATGAAAATCACAAAGATCATACAGGAAGCGAACAAAACTCACCCAACAAGGCATTGTATGAAGAAGTTATGAAGGTTCATGACGAAGTAATGCCTTTACACCATCAATTGGCAAAATATAGAGATTCTTTGGTTTTAGAATTAAAAAATCCTGCTTTACAAAAAGATACAGCCAGATTAAATAAACTTACCCTTGTTCACAAAGATTTAGATTATGCTTATAAAGCAATGGATATGTGGATGAGAAATTTTGATGCTGATTTTGAGAAAAAACCTGATGCTGAACAGAAAGAATATTTAGAAAAAGAAAAGCAAACAATTAATAAGGTGAGTGAAAAAATGAAAGCAAGCCTTGAAGCAGCTAAAAACAGAAAGAAATAAACAAAAAAGAGTAAGCTTAGCTTACTCTTTTTCATGTTTTATAAAATTTTCTTACATGGATTTATCTATCAATTCAGCAAGGTCATATACTTTAATTTCCCCTTCTTTTTCTTTATTTTTCACACCATCTGTCATCATCACCATACAAAATGGACAGCCTACTGCTACTACATTGGGGGTTGTTTCCAAAGCATCTTCGATACGCTCAATATTGACATCTTTTGTACCTTTTTCAGGCTCTTTAAACATCTGGGCTCCTCCAGCTCCACAACAAAGCCCTTTGGCTTTTGTACGTTTCATTTCTACAAGTGTAGCATCCAGAGCCTCCAAAACAGCTCTTGGAGCTTCATAAATATCGTTGGCTCTTCCTAAATAGCAAGAGTCGTGGTAAGTAATACGTTTGCCTTTAAATTCGCCTCCCTCTTTCATCTTAATTTTTCCAGAATTGATCAATTCTTGAAGAAACTGTGAATGGTGGATTACATCATAATTTCCTCCCAATTCAGGATATTCATTTTTAAGTGTATTGAAACAATGAGGACAAGCTGTAACTATTTTTTTCACACCATAACCATCCATAATTTGGATATTATTCATGGCTTGCATTTGGAACAAAAATTCATTTCCTGCACGTCTTGCAGGATCTCCTGTACAACTTTCTTCTGTACCTAATACTGCAAAATTAATTCCTACTTTATTTAATATTTTAGCAAAAGCAATGGTTACTTGTTTGTAACGATCATCAAAACTACCTGCACAACCCACCCAAAACAATACATCAGGGTTTTTTCCTTGGGCAGCCAGTTCTGCCATTGTTGGTACTTTATATTCCGACATAGCTGTGAATTTGATTAAAACTAAACTTTGATTTGCAAATTAATATATAAACTTTGTTTTAATCTATAAGTTTTGAAATTATTTCTTTTTATAAGGTTTTTGTCCAACCACATTTCCTGCTGGCTCATAATTACACACCCAAACTTCACTACCATCTTTACAATAAGCTACTGCACAACCTACAGTTTTGGTGTTTTCCCAAATCATTTGGGTATAATGTCCACATTTACTCCAATCTTCATTACATTCTAAAGTTTCAAAATTGAAGTATTGTTTTTCTGAAGCCCAAGCATCTACAGACTCTTCTGGTTTTCTCTTTTTACCCATAGACCAGTACAAGTTTTCTCCATACTTAGTAGTACTGTGGTTCATATTACAACCTTTAGCTTTTAGTGTATTTGCCCATTTTTGAGCCACAGCTGCTAGTTTGTTTGACCATTTAAAAGAAGGCAAGCCTAGTTCTTTTCGCCAATAATTATGCCTTGCTGTCATACCTTTCATATTGGCTGGTTCTACGTCATCTTGCAAGATTTGGGGTTTCATATTGAAACTCAAAAATGCTATAACAATTAGAATGCCTGAAAAAAGATAATTTGCACGAGTGTTGAGGGTAGGTTTCATAATATTCTAGTTTAGAAAATGAATATAAAAATTTTCTGTGTAAAATCAAATCTATCAGTTTAAATTCAAACCAAATGCCAAACCCAACCAAGACTTTCCTTCATAAATCCAAATATTTTTATTTTTATCCAATAAATTGTCAAAACCCAATGCCAAGCCCAAATTAAATTTATCAATAGCAATAATTCCTGCAATTCCTTTGTTCCAAACTACACCATCATATTCTTGAGCTAAAATATTGTTGGTATTGGTTGGACTCATAAATACTCCTCCAAGCCCTGAAAACAAGCCCAAAGAAAACCCGTAATGAGAAATCTCTCTTTTATAAAGGTGTAAAGGTGTTTTTTGATATTTGATGATATATTTATCAAATCTGTAGCCCAAATAAACTGCCCCATTCAGAAATGAATTAATTTGAGCTGGTACATCTATTCTTTTCGAACGATATTTCAAAGGAATGGTAAGTAAGTCAATATCCAAGCCACCTCGATTTAGTATGATTTTATTCTGATTTTCAAGAAGTTTCGTCATCTCTGGTAAAAGGGCGATGTATTGACTGGTATCCACCTTTTTTTGTTGAGATGGATAAATATATAAATCTTCAGATTGTGGATTTATATAAACTTCTTTTTTAATCTTTTCATGATTTTTTTGCCAGTAAAACCCTTCTATCAATTCTGTTTTAGGCGTATTCTTAATTACAGAACAGCCACTTAACAATATCATTAAGATTAAACCTCTTACAAACATAAAATTATCTCATTTTTGTTCTTTTCACCATATAGGCATATAAAATATCTTCAAATGGTTGAGCAATATCAACTTCTATAAAATCAATTTTATATTGTCCACATTTCATTTTAAGGTCTTTATAAAAGTCATCTATATGTTTTTTATAGGTTTCTTGTACCTGATTAGGTTGCAAACGAACTTTTTCGCCTGTTTCAAGGTCTATGAATTCATAAGGACGATTATCAAAATTAAACTCTTGCTCTGTTTGTTTATCCATTACATGAAATAATAAAACCTCATGGCGTTGATGCTTAAGATGTTGCAAAGCTCCAAAAAGTTCTTGAGGATTATTCATATTTTCAAACATATCACTGAAAATAATTACCAATGACCTTCTATGAATTTTCTCAGCAATTTCGTGTAAAACTGTAGTAGCAGAGGTTTTTTTGAGATTGCTTTCTGCATCTAATAGCTTTTGTAGCAATACAAAAAGCTGATGCAAATGAATACTTGTAGATTTACAAGCTGTATGTTCTAAAATCGTATCTTCAAAAGTAGCGATACTTACTGCATCTCTTTGACGTTGAAGCATGTAAGCCAAAGCACCAGCAGCCAACACACTAAAAGTCAGTTTCCCTTTGGTTTCCTTAGGATAATACATAGAAGAAGAAACATCTATCAATATTTGACAACGCAAATTGGTTTCTTCTTCATAGCGTTTGACGAAAAGCTTATCCGTTTTGGCAAAAACCTTCCAATCTATATGTCTTGTACTTTCTCCAGAGTTATATAAACGATGTTCTGCGAATTCAACTGAAAAACCATGAAAAGGGGAACGGTGTAAGCCTGTAATAAAACCTTCTACCATTTGTTTGGCAAGAAGTTCGATATTACCAAACTCTCTGATTTTGTCCAGTGTTAGTTTCATAGCTTTCTGATTTTGTTAAACCTATAAGGTTTTAATGTTTATAGTATTATAACCCTAAATCTTGTTTAATTTGTATAGTTTTCTGCTTGAATTTTTCTCTAACACTCTCTAAATTTTCTTCGTAGTCTCCTTTTAGACTTACATAAAACTTAATTTTAGGCTCTGTACCTGAAGGACGAGCTGAAATTTTAGAACCCTCTGCTGTAATAAATTGAAGAACATTTGAAGTTTCATCAAAAAGTAATTTTTTCTTTTCTCCCGTTTTTAGATTGGTTTCTTCAAGGCTTTGGTAATCTTTAAGAATCACAACTTCTGAGCCCCCTAACTTTTTAGGCGTTTCATTTCTGTAATTTTGCATCATTTCCTTAATTTCTTGCATACCTGCAATGCCTTTTTTAGTAATGGAAATTAAGGTATCTTCATAAAAACCAAATTCTTTATAAATTTCAAGAAGCATTGGATAAATACCTCCATAATTTTCCTGAGCGTAAGCTGTCATTTCAGCTATCAATGCACAAGCAGAAACACCATCTTTATCACGAACAAAATCCCCTATCAGATAACCATAAC
It includes:
- a CDS encoding CoB--CoM heterodisulfide reductase is translated as MSEYKVPTMAELAAQGKNPDVLFWVGCAGSFDDRYKQVTIAFAKILNKVGINFAVLGTEESCTGDPARRAGNEFLFQMQAMNNIQIMDGYGVKKIVTACPHCFNTLKNEYPELGGNYDVIHHSQFLQELINSGKIKMKEGGEFKGKRITYHDSCYLGRANDIYEAPRAVLEALDATLVEMKRTKAKGLCCGAGGAQMFKEPEKGTKDVNIERIEDALETTPNVVAVGCPFCMVMMTDGVKNKEKEGEIKVYDLAELIDKSM